From Bacteroidales bacterium, the proteins below share one genomic window:
- a CDS encoding serpin family protein has product MKTLLLPLLFLLFPLISQSEPPEKEIVAGNNQFSFDLFHQLRNQSSSNLFYSPFSISTALAMTYAGASSRTAEQMRKTLYFGEGADFHNNYKKLLHQLISEKDTEFKLRTANGLWAQADYPFHKSYLDLVSSAYNPEIKNVDFSKEVERENARLNINHWVEEKTEDKIKNLLNPDDLSPDTKLVLVNAIYFYGAWNHPFMKHLSDEKNFYLSGKEKVTFPFMNDLSGYNYYEDTELKALEIPYEGSRASLIIFLPREKEGIKRLEEKFNYQYFNSVTTAMMNQEVSVSIPKFKMETKFNLEEKLSSMGMPDAFTPFVSDFSAMSPAADLYISKVIHQAFIKLDEAGTEAAAATAVIMVKETSAKPIEIAKEFRADHPFLFVIRDNKNGSILFMGKMMNPIRA; this is encoded by the coding sequence ATGAAAACCCTGCTCCTTCCATTGCTATTCCTGCTTTTTCCATTGATTTCACAAAGTGAACCTCCTGAGAAGGAAATTGTAGCCGGTAATAATCAGTTTTCTTTTGATCTGTTTCATCAGCTGAGAAATCAATCTTCTTCCAATCTTTTTTATTCACCTTTCAGCATCTCAACAGCATTAGCCATGACCTACGCCGGGGCTTCATCGCGCACTGCAGAGCAAATGCGAAAGACACTTTATTTTGGTGAAGGTGCAGACTTTCATAATAACTACAAGAAGCTGCTCCATCAATTGATTTCAGAAAAAGACACTGAATTTAAATTAAGAACGGCCAATGGACTATGGGCACAAGCGGATTATCCCTTTCATAAAAGTTATCTCGACCTTGTTTCATCAGCGTATAATCCTGAAATAAAGAATGTGGATTTCTCGAAGGAAGTTGAAAGAGAAAATGCCAGGCTCAACATTAATCATTGGGTGGAAGAGAAGACAGAAGATAAAATCAAGAACCTGTTGAATCCTGATGATTTATCGCCGGATACAAAACTGGTACTGGTGAATGCCATCTATTTCTATGGTGCATGGAACCATCCATTTATGAAACATTTGTCGGATGAAAAAAACTTTTACCTGTCGGGAAAGGAGAAGGTTACTTTTCCCTTTATGAATGACTTGTCTGGCTATAATTATTATGAAGACACAGAATTGAAAGCGCTGGAAATTCCATATGAGGGGAGCCGGGCATCATTGATCATTTTTCTTCCGCGGGAAAAAGAAGGCATAAAAAGGTTGGAGGAAAAATTCAATTATCAATATTTCAATTCTGTGACCACTGCTATGATGAATCAGGAAGTAAGTGTTTCCATTCCTAAATTCAAAATGGAAACGAAATTCAACCTGGAAGAAAAATTGTCTTCCATGGGAATGCCCGATGCTTTCACACCATTTGTTTCCGATTTTTCTGCCATGTCGCCGGCTGCTGATCTATATATCAGTAAGGTGATCCATCAGGCATTTATAAAACTTGATGAAGCGGGAACAGAGGCTGCTGCTGCAACAGCGGTTATTATGGTAAAGGAAACAAGTGCCAAGCCCATTGAAATTGCAAAGGAATTCAGGGCAGATCACCCCTTTCTTTTTGTTATCAGGGATAATAAAAATGGAAGTATCCTTTTTATGGGAAAAATGATGAATCCCATTAGAGCGTGA